The genomic stretch CGAGGTGAAGTCGCGACGGCGGCGGTTGACGGCGTAGGACGCGAGCCCGAAGAGCATGCCAAAGCCCGCGCCGAGGAGCACGGCCGCGAACAGGAACGAGAACTCTGTGGTCGGCGAGAAGATGATGAGCAGGAGGCCCAGGAACACCCCCAGCCACGCGCCGGAGGCCGCGCCGGCGAGGGCCACACGCCCCCAGGTCAGTTTGCCCGTCACCCGCTCGACGCTCTTGAGTTCGTTACCGATGATGGCTAGCTGTCGAACCGGGAAGTCGGCACGGGCGAGGACATCCACCGCGGCCTGCGCCTCCTGGTAGGTGTCGAAGGTGGCGAGGATCTCCCCGCGCGGGATGGTGGGAAAGGCCGGCCCTCGGCCGGTGAACGGCGTCTGCTGAGTCACCTCCATAGACTCGCACAGCGGACTTGGAGGTTTCTGAGCGGATCGGGGGAACCGCCCGATGCCGAGCCGGGAACCCTCGGCGTCTGTCCGGGCGCGCGGGTCTAGGTTTGTAGCCGTGAGTTCCGCCAGAGTCTTCGTCGCGCGCTTGGCCGGATGCAGTGTCTTCGACCCCGTCGGCGATCGCGTTGGCAAGGTCCGCGACGTGCTCCTGGTCTACCGGCAGAACGACGCCCCGCGGGTGGTCGGCCTGGTGGTCGAGATCCCGGGCCGCCGACGAGTCTTCGTGTCGATCGGGCGAGTCACCAGCATCGGCAGCGGCCAGATCATCACCACCGGGCTCATCAATGTGCGGCGCTTCGAGCAGCGCGGCGGAGAGGTCCGCGTCATCGCCGAGCTCCTCGGCCGCCGGGTGAGCTTCATCGACGGCTCCGGCGACGCGACCGTCGAGGACGTCGCAATCGAGGAGGCCGCCCCCGGCGAATGGGAGCTCGCGCAGCTCTTCGTTCGACGCCCCAAGACCAGCCCCTCCCCTTTCGCCAAGGGTGCGACGGCGTTCGCCGGCTGGCATGAGGTCCGCGAGAGCGTCTCGACCGAGGCGCAGTCCGCCGAGCAGTACGTCGCCAGCCTTTCCGAGCTCAAGCCCGCCGACCTCGCCAGCACGCTCCTCGACCTTCCGCAGCAGCGGATGCTCGAGGTGGCCGGTGAACTCTCGGACGACCGTCTCGCTGACGTCCTCGAGGAGATGCCCGAGAGCGAGCAGGTCGAGATCCTCGGCCGACTCGACGACGACCGCGCCGCCGACGTGCTGGATCAGATGCAACCCGATGACGCGGCCGACCTGATCGCGCAGCTCTCGGAGGAACGCGGCGAGGCGCTGCTCGGGCTGATGGAACCGGAAGAAGCGGACGACGTCCGCATGCTCCTCACCTACGCCCCAGAGTCCGCCGGCGGGCTGATGACCACGGAGCCGATCATTGTCTCCTCGGAGGCGACGGTCGCCGAGGGCCTCGCCCTCATCCGGCGGCACGAACTCGCGCCCGCGCTCGGCGCCGCTGTCTGCGTCACCCTGCCGCCCTACGAGCCCCCGACCGGGCGCTTCCTCGGGATGGTGCACTTCCAGCGGATGCTCCGCTACCCGCCGCACGAGCGCCTCGGTACCCTGCTCGATGCGAGCATGGACCCGATCACGCCCGAGACCTCAGCCGCCGAGGTCGCCCGCATCCTGGCGAGTTACAACCTCGTCTCTGTGCCTGTCGTGGACGCCTCGCACCGCCTCGTCGGTGTGGTGACCATCGACGATGTCCTCGACCACCTGCTCCCCGACGACTGGCGCAGCCACGGAGACGACGACGAACCGAGGACGTCGGTGAGCACCGCGACGCAGGGCGTCCCACTCGTGCCGCCGGCACCTGTGACAACAGGCAGGGCACGACGAGGACGGAGGGGTGCGCGTGGCTAGGGACAGCAAACAGGACCGCCGGCTCGACGCCCCGAAGGGATTGCGCACCCGCGTGCTCTCGCGGCGCAACCGCCCGAGCAGCGACCGGTTCGGCCGTCTGACCGAGTCGTTCGCCCGCGGCATGGGAACACCCTGGTTCCTGGTCGGAATGACGATCTTCTGCGTCTTCTGGCTGATGTTCAACACCTACGGGCCCGAAGACTCGCGCTTTGACTCCCAGGCGCTGGGCTTCACGGTGCTGACGCTGATCCTCTCGCTCCAGGCCTCATACGCCGCGCCCCTGCTACTGCTCGCGCAGAACCGGCAGGACGACCGCGACCGGGTGCAGATCGAGCAGGACCGCCAGCGCGCTGAGCGCAATCTCGCCGACACCGAGTACCTGGCGCGCGAGGTTGTCGCCCTCCGCCTCGCTATCCGCGACATGGCGAGTAAGGACTTCATCCGCTCAGAGCTGCGGGGCCTGCTCGAGGAGCTCGAGAAGGACCGAGCGCAGGCTCCCGAACGGCGCGATGCCTGACGCCGCCACGCTCGACGCGGCGGTGCGGGCGGCGCTGGCCCGCGTCCTCGATCCGGAGATCCGCAAGCCGA from Rathayibacter rathayi encodes the following:
- a CDS encoding general stress protein, whose amino-acid sequence is MEVTQQTPFTGRGPAFPTIPRGEILATFDTYQEAQAAVDVLARADFPVRQLAIIGNELKSVERVTGKLTWGRVALAGAASGAWLGVFLGLLLIIFSPTTEFSFLFAAVLLGAGFGMLFGLASYAVNRRRRDFTSTMQVIATSYSVLVDPEVVNRARNLLDGSAGSVQTPQAAWAPPPAAAGDPQPQPVRPEDDPR
- a CDS encoding magnesium transporter MgtE N-terminal domain-containing protein, with product MSSARVFVARLAGCSVFDPVGDRVGKVRDVLLVYRQNDAPRVVGLVVEIPGRRRVFVSIGRVTSIGSGQIITTGLINVRRFEQRGGEVRVIAELLGRRVSFIDGSGDATVEDVAIEEAAPGEWELAQLFVRRPKTSPSPFAKGATAFAGWHEVRESVSTEAQSAEQYVASLSELKPADLASTLLDLPQQRMLEVAGELSDDRLADVLEEMPESEQVEILGRLDDDRAADVLDQMQPDDAADLIAQLSEERGEALLGLMEPEEADDVRMLLTYAPESAGGLMTTEPIIVSSEATVAEGLALIRRHELAPALGAAVCVTLPPYEPPTGRFLGMVHFQRMLRYPPHERLGTLLDASMDPITPETSAAEVARILASYNLVSVPVVDASHRLVGVVTIDDVLDHLLPDDWRSHGDDDEPRTSVSTATQGVPLVPPAPVTTGRARRGRRGARG
- a CDS encoding DUF1003 domain-containing protein, giving the protein MARDSKQDRRLDAPKGLRTRVLSRRNRPSSDRFGRLTESFARGMGTPWFLVGMTIFCVFWLMFNTYGPEDSRFDSQALGFTVLTLILSLQASYAAPLLLLAQNRQDDRDRVQIEQDRQRAERNLADTEYLAREVVALRLAIRDMASKDFIRSELRGLLEELEKDRAQAPERRDA